The Sphaerospermopsis torques-reginae ITEP-024 genome has a window encoding:
- a CDS encoding acyl-CoA desaturase: MTIATSTKLKINWVNTLFFIGLHIGALFALIPSNFSWRAVGVALFLYWVSGGLGVTLGFHRLVTHRSFQTPKWLEYFLVFCGTLTCEGGPIEWVGIHRIHHLHSDTGNDPHDSNKGFWWSHLGWMIYHSPAHAEVPRFTKDISDDPVYQFLQKYFIFLQIALGLVLFFLGGWSFVVWGIFVRIVWVYHCTWLVNSATHKFGYRTYPDSGDNSTNCWWVALLVFGEGWHNNHHAFQYSARHGLEWWEIDITWMTIQLLQLLGLATNIKLVEKKA, from the coding sequence ATGACAATTGCTACTTCAACTAAACTTAAAATTAACTGGGTTAATACCCTGTTTTTCATTGGCCTGCACATCGGCGCTTTATTTGCTTTAATTCCCAGTAACTTTAGCTGGAGAGCAGTTGGTGTTGCATTATTCCTCTACTGGGTTAGCGGTGGTTTAGGTGTGACTCTGGGTTTTCACCGTCTTGTTACCCATCGCAGTTTTCAAACTCCTAAGTGGTTGGAGTATTTCTTGGTCTTCTGTGGAACTCTCACCTGTGAAGGTGGACCAATTGAATGGGTGGGTATACACCGAATCCATCATTTACATTCCGATACAGGTAATGATCCCCATGACTCAAATAAGGGTTTCTGGTGGAGTCATCTTGGTTGGATGATTTATCACTCACCCGCTCATGCTGAAGTTCCTCGCTTCACAAAAGACATTAGTGATGACCCAGTTTATCAGTTTTTACAGAAATATTTCATTTTCTTACAAATTGCCCTGGGATTGGTACTGTTTTTCTTGGGCGGCTGGTCTTTTGTGGTTTGGGGTATTTTTGTCCGCATCGTTTGGGTTTATCACTGCACTTGGTTGGTAAATAGTGCGACTCACAAATTCGGTTATCGCACATATCCAGATTCTGGTGACAATTCTACCAATTGCTGGTGGGTAGCTTTATTGGTATTTGGTGAAGGGTGGCACAATAATCACCACGCTTTTCAGTATTCAGCCCGTCACGGTTTGGAATGGTGGGAAATTGATATCACTTGGATGACTATTCAATTACTTCAATTGCTAGGTTTAGCTACAAATATCAAGCTGGTAGAGAAAAAAGCATAA
- a CDS encoding DUF3474 domain-containing protein, which produces MQLESIQFNQNSAVNTAQGEDTLPFTLADLKAAIPAECFQPSVVKSLYYFFRDVAIVAGLYALANYLDSWYFWPVFWVMQGTMFWALFVVGHDCGHQSFSKHKWLNDLVGHLSHTPILVPYHGWRISHRTHHKNTGSVENDESWYPLSESQYKQLPWLQKLIRYYLFLPLAYPIYLFQRTPGKSGSHFDPRSSLFKPSEKWDIITSTTLWIGMVGLLGFLTYQWGWMWLLKYYAGPYVVFVIWLDLVTYLHHTEQDLPWYRGDNWTFLKGAISTIDRDYGIFNHIHHDIGTHVAHHIFLNMPHYNLLKATEAIKPVMGEYYHKSDVPIWKALLRSAQVCRFIPDEGGKVYHTYYQENAK; this is translated from the coding sequence GTGCAATTAGAATCAATTCAATTCAATCAAAATTCTGCGGTTAACACTGCTCAGGGTGAAGATACACTTCCGTTTACTCTTGCAGATTTAAAAGCTGCTATTCCGGCTGAATGTTTTCAGCCGAGTGTGGTTAAATCACTCTATTATTTTTTCCGTGATGTTGCCATTGTTGCTGGTCTTTATGCACTGGCAAATTATCTAGATTCTTGGTATTTTTGGCCAGTTTTCTGGGTGATGCAAGGAACTATGTTTTGGGCTTTGTTTGTAGTAGGTCATGACTGTGGACACCAATCTTTTTCTAAGCATAAATGGCTGAATGATTTGGTTGGTCATTTATCCCATACACCTATTCTTGTACCTTATCACGGTTGGAGAATTAGCCACAGAACCCATCACAAAAATACTGGCAGTGTGGAAAATGATGAAAGCTGGTATCCTCTGAGTGAATCTCAATATAAGCAATTACCTTGGCTACAAAAGCTAATCCGCTATTATCTGTTTTTGCCTCTAGCTTATCCTATCTATTTGTTTCAACGTACTCCTGGTAAAAGTGGTTCACATTTTGACCCCAGAAGTTCACTGTTTAAACCTTCCGAAAAGTGGGATATTATCACTAGCACTACCCTTTGGATAGGTATGGTAGGTTTGTTAGGTTTCCTCACCTATCAATGGGGTTGGATGTGGTTACTTAAATACTACGCTGGTCCTTACGTTGTGTTTGTGATTTGGTTGGATTTGGTTACATATTTACACCATACTGAACAAGATTTACCTTGGTATCGTGGTGATAATTGGACTTTTTTAAAGGGTGCAATTTCTACCATTGATAGAGACTATGGCATTTTTAACCATATCCATCATGATATCGGTACTCATGTTGCCCATCATATCTTTTTGAATATGCCTCATTATAATTTGTTGAAGGCAACTGAGGCTATTAAACCTGTGATGGGTGAATATTACCACAAGTCTGATGTTCCCATCTGGAAGGCGCTATTGCGTTCTGCTCAAGTTTGTCGTTTTATTCCAGATGAGGGTGGTAAGGTTTATCACACTTATTATCAAGAGAATGCGAAGTAA
- a CDS encoding fatty acid desaturase, protein MTTSLIKDQETFVYANLGKDEIKLKHIIKSLPKECFQKNSRKAWTTVIISLSMAALGYYFLAISPWFLLPIAWIFTGTALTGFFVIGHDCAHRSFSNSRRVNDVVGHFFMMFLIYPFHSWRIKHNHHHKHTNKLDEDNAWHPIRPEVFEGWDKNRQSAYELFIRKRFWWVGSIGHWAVVHFDARKFQPKDRANVKLSVAVVVAFAAIVFPTLIITTGVWGFIKFWFIPWMVYHFWMSTFTIVHHTTADVPFKTADKWNEAMAQLFGTIHCDYPRWVEILCHDINVHVPHHISTAIPSYNLRMAYDSIKKNWGEYLHDECKFSWDLMKKITNECQLYKTDIGYTNFDEYYAEKAKSLA, encoded by the coding sequence ATGACTACATCACTTATCAAAGACCAGGAAACTTTCGTCTACGCAAACCTTGGTAAAGACGAAATCAAACTAAAACATATTATCAAAAGTCTACCCAAGGAATGTTTCCAGAAAAATAGCCGCAAAGCGTGGACTACTGTAATTATCAGTTTATCTATGGCAGCGTTAGGCTATTATTTTTTGGCCATTTCTCCCTGGTTTCTTTTACCCATAGCATGGATTTTTACAGGAACGGCTTTAACAGGATTTTTTGTTATTGGCCATGACTGCGCCCATCGTTCATTTTCCAACAGTCGTCGGGTAAATGATGTGGTTGGTCATTTTTTCATGATGTTTTTAATTTACCCTTTTCACAGTTGGAGAATTAAACATAATCATCACCATAAACATACAAATAAATTAGATGAGGATAACGCTTGGCATCCCATCAGACCAGAGGTTTTTGAAGGTTGGGATAAAAATAGACAGTCTGCTTATGAGTTGTTTATTCGCAAGCGTTTTTGGTGGGTAGGTTCTATCGGACATTGGGCGGTGGTGCATTTTGATGCGCGGAAATTTCAACCCAAAGATAGAGCTAATGTAAAACTTTCTGTGGCTGTAGTTGTAGCTTTTGCAGCTATTGTTTTTCCCACTTTGATTATTACAACTGGTGTTTGGGGCTTTATTAAATTCTGGTTTATTCCTTGGATGGTTTACCATTTTTGGATGAGTACCTTCACCATTGTTCACCATACAACCGCAGATGTTCCTTTTAAAACTGCTGATAAATGGAACGAAGCAATGGCTCAATTATTTGGAACTATTCACTGTGATTATCCTCGTTGGGTAGAAATTCTTTGTCACGATATTAATGTTCACGTTCCCCATCATATTTCTACTGCTATTCCTTCCTACAATTTGCGGATGGCTTACGATAGCATTAAGAAAAATTGGGGTGAATATCTCCATGATGAATGTAAATTCTCTTGGGATTTAATGAAAAAAATTACTAACGAATGTCAACTTTATAAAACTGACATTGGTTATACAAATTTTGATGAATATTACGCGGAGAAAGCTAAATCTCTAGCTTAA
- a CDS encoding glutamate-5-semialdehyde dehydrogenase — MTVEAFDDYPEPMNSAKRAYQASLKLGTTKGADRSRAVLAMARALKRSFDDILEANTLDLEASREMAVPELILDWLKLTPSRLENTVEILQRLGELSDPLRRVRNADYQQEDSQSYTQLMPLGAIGFIYEAFPELGAIAAGFCLKTGNTVILKGSTEASHSNAAIAEVLQTAISEVGLPPGCIELVTTEHGTSLRDLVTQDQYLSLVIPYGRSSLIQQVVRQATCPVLKSAMGNCYLYWSLNGSLEMVRWMILDSHESEPDPVNAIEKVLIHRQALPSSLPVLWNSLKEKGFELKADAELVEAFPQLQLAKDGEWGTPYLNKTVAFKLVDSLESAIAWINQYSSSHADAIVTDSYQESRQFALGVNSASTYINASPRFARNPSRGDSVFLGMSNQKGHRRGFISLETLTTVKHIIQGNGRF, encoded by the coding sequence ATGACTGTTGAAGCTTTTGATGATTATCCCGAACCAATGAACAGCGCCAAACGCGCTTATCAAGCTTCCCTGAAGTTAGGAACTACCAAAGGGGCAGACCGAAGTCGCGCTGTGTTGGCAATGGCACGGGCGCTAAAACGCTCATTTGACGACATTCTCGAAGCCAATACCCTGGATCTAGAAGCGAGTCGGGAAATGGCAGTACCAGAATTAATTTTGGATTGGTTGAAATTAACTCCCTCTCGGTTAGAGAATACTGTTGAGATTCTGCAACGCTTGGGAGAATTATCCGATCCCCTGCGACGGGTGAGAAATGCTGATTATCAGCAGGAAGATTCTCAAAGTTATACTCAGTTGATGCCCTTGGGTGCGATTGGATTTATTTATGAGGCGTTTCCAGAACTAGGGGCGATCGCCGCTGGCTTTTGTTTGAAAACTGGTAATACAGTGATTCTCAAAGGCAGTACAGAAGCTAGTCATTCCAATGCGGCGATCGCCGAAGTTCTGCAAACAGCCATTAGTGAAGTTGGTTTACCCCCAGGTTGTATAGAATTAGTCACCACTGAACATGGTACTTCTTTACGGGATTTAGTCACTCAAGACCAGTATTTAAGTTTAGTCATACCCTACGGACGTTCTAGCTTAATTCAACAGGTAGTTAGACAAGCAACTTGTCCAGTATTAAAATCAGCAATGGGCAATTGTTACCTGTACTGGTCACTCAATGGTAGTTTAGAGATGGTACGCTGGATGATTTTAGATAGCCATGAAAGCGAACCAGATCCAGTCAATGCCATTGAAAAAGTTTTAATTCATCGTCAAGCTTTACCATCTTCCTTGCCTGTGCTGTGGAATAGCTTAAAAGAAAAAGGCTTTGAACTCAAAGCAGATGCAGAATTAGTAGAAGCCTTTCCCCAATTACAACTAGCAAAAGATGGAGAATGGGGAACACCGTATTTAAATAAAACCGTAGCGTTTAAATTAGTAGATAGCTTAGAAAGTGCGATCGCTTGGATTAATCAATATAGTAGCAGTCATGCAGATGCAATAGTTACAGACTCTTACCAAGAAAGTCGCCAATTTGCATTAGGAGTCAATAGCGCCTCTACTTATATTAATGCTTCCCCTCGTTTTGCCCGTAACCCCTCACGGGGAGATTCCGTATTTTTGGGAATGTCCAATCAAAAAGGACACCGTAGAGGGTTTATTAGTTTGGAAACATTGACGACGGTGAAGCATATCATTCAGGGAAATGGAAGGTTTTAA
- a CDS encoding DUF29 domain-containing protein yields MNTLYNSDFYGWTKEQAQLLREEKWEILDKLNVIEEIEALGRQERRELVNRLALLLGHLLKWQYQPEKRSNSWLATIREQRTQVKRILTDSPSLKSYLEEALQLSYEDGINLAVKETNLPYETFSQSCNYGISQILDNEFLPES; encoded by the coding sequence ATGAATACACTTTACAACTCTGATTTTTATGGATGGACAAAAGAACAAGCCCAACTACTAAGAGAAGAAAAATGGGAAATACTTGATAAGTTAAACGTAATTGAGGAAATAGAAGCCTTGGGAAGACAAGAAAGAAGGGAATTAGTTAACCGTTTAGCTTTGTTATTAGGACATTTACTAAAATGGCAATACCAACCAGAAAAACGCAGTAATAGTTGGTTGGCAACAATTCGAGAACAGCGCACTCAAGTCAAAAGAATATTAACAGATAGTCCCAGTTTAAAATCTTATTTAGAAGAAGCTTTGCAATTAAGTTATGAAGATGGAATTAACTTAGCTGTTAAGGAAACTAACTTACCTTATGAGACATTTTCACAGAGTTGTAATTATGGAATTTCACAAATATTAGATAATGAGTTTTTACCAGAATCATAG